From Platichthys flesus chromosome 7, fPlaFle2.1, whole genome shotgun sequence:
TCATCCGTCTCAAACACGTGGGGACGGACATGTCAGTCAAATACCACATCAGCTTTATTTGACATGTATGTGTTCACAGACTAGGAAATTGACTCCAGTGTAATTTCACTCAGAcacaagacagacacacaattaactacagacagaaagaaacccggaaaaaaataaacacaactacTGTGTTCAAATAGAGACAGGAAGTGCAACGGGAAACAAGATGgtggagaaaaaacatttacatactCATAGATTCTGTCCCATGAAGCCACAGACCATAGAGCCACAGACAATAGAGCCACAGACCATAGAGCCACAGACCATAAAGCCACAGACCATAGAGCCACAGACAATAGAGCCACAGACCATAGAGCCACAGACTTGTGTTGTTGCAGGAGGACGGCGGTGGCACAGCTCCAGTGACATTAGGGACGTGCAGCTCTGGGACTTTGGTGTTTTGTCCGTAGAGATAACGTTGTCCTCTCCTCCAGGGGACCGGAGACACGCTGTCCTGTAAAGCCTGCGCGGTGCCTCTCCCTCCGGACCCGGTGGCCATCAGACGCCACGCCGACACCCACCTGACGGAGCTGGGGCTCTGCAGGGTGTGCGGCGCCTCGTTCCCGGACCGAGCCGCCGGCGCcgcccactctctctcccacGTCGGGCTGCAGCTCTTCACCTGTGACATGTGCCACCTGCAGTTCTGCAGCCAGAGCAAACTGCTGCGTCACCACCACCAGGAGTCGTCGGGTTACACCATCCCTCAGGCGGCGCTCaccggcggcagcagcagcctgagccCCGAGCTGCAGTGTGCCGTGTGCACCAAGACCCTCAGCAAGGACTTCCAGGTGAGTGAACGTGGAATATTAACTTCTTTAcatgaaagtgtgttttctttgaccAGTTTATTCCTGTGAACCACGGGACGATAACATGATGTTCTCACAgtgtcttcatgtctctgcccccccccccccccccccccccccccgtcagacCGTCAAAGACCACCTGCTGAACCACGTGTGTCCTCAGAGCCTGAGCTGTGGAGTGTGTCACCTGCCCCAGCTCTCCCTGTGCTCCCTGCTGTGGCACACCCTCTCCCACCTCTCGCTGCCTGTCTTCACCTGCCCACACTGCGGACGCTGCTTCGTAGAGCGCCCCCTCCTGGACAGACACATGACTGCACATGCCGAGGAGGCCGCAGCTAAGGAGAGGGAGCGATTGGCTCTGAGGACTTACAGAGTCAGGGCGGATGAAGTCGGGGGGGGAGGCTTGGCAGGCGCGGAGGAGCTGCACTGCTTCCTGTGCCCGCAGACTTTCCGCTCAGCATCTGCTTTTCAGTATCACCTCAGCGTGCACACCAACGAGTCCCCGGGGGCcggtgggggggctgggggcCACAGCTGGTTGGGCAAACGTAAGGCGGAGCGGTCTCTGGACTGTCCTccatcttcctgctcctcctcgtctccacGGGACGTCAGTGGCCTCGTTAAGATGAGCAACCTGGGTTTGGGCCTGGGAATGGGCTTCAGCGTGCCGGACAAGTATTTTCAGGGGCCAGCCCACAGCTTGTCCTCTGGGCTCCTGCCCAACGGGACCTCAGGGCTGGACGGAGGCGCCGGGGCGGCAGCAGTCCGAGGGAAGTGGTACCGCTGCCGCTACTGCGGGAAACGGTTCGCCCACTCGGGGGAGTTCACCTACCACCTCCGCATCCACACCGGGGAAAAACCCTACCAGTGCAAAGTGTGTCTGCGTTTCTTCAGAGGCCGCTCCACCATGATCTGCCACCTGAAGACGCACGCCGGCGCCCTCATGTACCGCTGCACCGTCTGCGGCCTTTACTTCTCCACGCTGAAGCTGGTGTCCTCACACATGGAGCTGCACAAGGACCACCTGCCCCCGGACTTCAACATCGAGCAGACCTTCATGTACAACGATCACTCGAAAGAGCCGCTGCCCACTATGGACACCTGATCGTCTCTGTGTCAGCCGTCCGTCCTCGTCCCTTCTCCCTCAGACACTGACCCTGGGTCTGGTTGCCTTGGACCATATACTGCAGATTGTCATTAACGCTTAGATAAAATGTCAGTAGCTTGTAAAAATATCTGTCACTGTTGTTCCGAGCTCAATCTGGCATCTTAAAATCTCCAAAGTCTAAATCCCACAAATACTCAGTTTGAAAATATTTGGAATTTCTGCTTCATAAATCAGTTAAATGAAAACGATGATTTAGTTTTCTTGTGATCAATGACTTGATCCGTTGTCTCTGTGTTAGACAGAATGTAGTGGACATGTCCCCGTGTCACGTGCTGTTCACTGGACAACCTGTTTGACGGTCAGTGTCTCAAACagccacttgggggcagcgtGTCCGTCTGTGAAACAATGTGAGTCTTTGTTGATATTATATCCAAACACAGTTTTTAAGGTCACTGATGGATAGTAAATTATTAATATAGCGACTCGTTATAGCACAGaaattattttcttatatttatactttcacacactgatttttttaatctttaaaagtttcatgttttcacttcGAAGAGCAAAATCTAAGACGTAGAGAGTTGAATatgtaaacatgtttattttgatgCTCATCATAACCAGATCCTTATCTGTCGGGAAATGCCATTCAGTCACGTGTGAGCCTGGAGCGCTCTGTGTTATTTAAGTTCCCATCACACCATATCTGTGTCTTACCTCATATTTATGATGACAGTGCAactagtttttttaaatattgtttttttaaaaagaataaacgCCTGTAAGACTGTTACCCCCCTTTAAGTGATGAGTTCTGACCACGCACCACAAAAAAACACCCATCATCAGAATTTCAGTGATGAACTTGCAGAAATCTGTGCAGAATTGTGAACCTCCTGTTTCCAGGGGCCCGCGACCTTTCCCCTTTCTCGAAGCCTGTTGTCTTCCTGCCATTGTGCCGTCTGTGGACCGGCAGCCCTTTTTCCTCTGCCAGGCTTCTTATCGGTCAAAACGTTCAATGTGAGACATTCCAGATGGAAACAGAAACGGGAGTGAATGTAATAAAGATCAACAGAGAAAAGCAAACTCAGTAAAATACACATGTAAAGCTTCCAAATCACTTTCTCACTGCTCTGACGACAGGTTGGTGAAGTGAAACATCAGGGTTTCTGCAAAAGTCTCAGATTCAATCATCGGAAATGGAAATGTGCTGAAATATCACAAACTCACATGGTAACATTAAAAACCATAATTCAAGACAGACTGCTGCACATTCAACCTTTATCCCCATCTTTATTTTgcacatttagaaaaacagGCTTGTgcatatatttagatatttaaaatgttcttgtatattgtatttatattttattcttattttgaTTCTTACGACATTTTCccgttgtgctgctgtgttgatTGTACATTTACTCTGCAGAGGATAAATAAAGGTTAATctcattttatattaaataaatttaGTAAGGTTTTCATTGAGTTAATATTgagttaatatttatttaagacAACAAtttagtttgtctgtgtgttgtagttctttctcaGTTTTAACACACTGTTAAAAAACTACAAACATGGAACTTAtaactgtgtatttgcagtGAAGTATAAGTACTTCTGTAACTCTCATATTCCCACGTACCTGTCGTACTTCACAAAGATCTTAAAAAACCTTAAATTGAACCTGAACCTGCAGAAGCCCTGAAGATGCTGCTCAGCTTTTCCAGCTCAGATGGATTCAAACAGTGTTGAAGGGAGTTTTATTGCATTTGAACAGaacttaaagaaaacaacagtacAACAATAAATGCTTTAATTTATCCAGCATGTGACCCCGGTCCGTTCAGTGAAGTGAGATGTTAGCgtttgtttacacacacattcctgctgctgccacatttcagaggcagccatgttttccTGTGGGAGATGAGCAGCtttgagaagaaaacaaaaagacatcaaacatttcctgcttctctctttttttaaactgatcaGGTACACGATTAGAAATCAAGGAAGTAGATTACGAGAGGAACGTGAACTCTGGTTTTCAGAGACTGGGTTTAGTTCTTGACTCGATCCTCAGCTTCTCTCTTATGATCCCACGTCAGACTGGCTTGTGCTGACGTTACTCAACTTGCGCTGCCTCTCCGGGCCGCCGCCGCCATTAGGAGCACCGGGCTGGTTTCCCGCTCccacctgctccacctctttGGGTATGTGGCTCAGCACCGTGTTGATCAGGTTTTTGCGGAAGCTCTGGCTGAGGAAGTTGTAGAGGATGGGGTTGGCGACGCAGTGGAAAAGCGACAGGCACTGCACCACGCTGTAGGAGAAGTAGAGGCCCTCTATGGTGTTGCAGCTGAAGATGTAGGGGTCAACGTTGTCGATGACCATCAGGAACACCACCAGGTGGTAGGGCAGCCAGCACATGACGAAGACCAGTGAGTACACGTGCACCAGCCACACGTCCCGCCGGCCCTGCACATCCGGAGTCGCCTTGACCGCTCGAGCGATCAGCACGTTGCAGGTGATGATGACGGCCGCGGGGACTATGAACTGGAAGACCAAGCAGAGGACCGGCACGAAAACAAACCACTCGTCGTAGTTGTGCTCTGGCATCATGTAGCAGCCCGGCTCGTCCCACTCCAGAAGGTCCACATGGACGTTCTCAAACAGGGCCAGGACAAAAGAGAAGAGCCACAGGCCTCCGCAGAGCACCCAGCGCCGCCGGCCCACCACAGGGAAGAGGGCCGGAGACGAGGGCCTGGTCAGGGACAGGTAGCGCTCCAAGGTCATGCAGGCCAGGAAGAGGGAGCTGCTGTAGAAGTTGACCACGAAGATGAGGTTGGTGACCTTGCAGAGGAAGCGGCCCCACACCCAAACCTTGTCCATGGTCACCTCCATGAGGAAGAAGGGCAGGATCCCAATCACCATCAGGTCCGACAGGCTCACGTTGATGACGCAGAAGAGAACCCCGTTGGCGGAGTGGCGCCTGCTCCAGTTCACCCACACGACCAgcacattctccagcaggcccaccatgaagatgaagaggtAGAGCAGGAAGAGGGCGATGCGCCTGTAGTCCACGTCCAGCTCGATGGTGCACTCGTGGACAAACCACGGCGTGCCATTAATGTAGCCTGAGTGGTTGTGCTCCTCGGCCATGGTCTGGAGCGAGAAgcaagaaaagaggaaaagtgtTTGATATCTGGAGTCTAGATATTTCTTTGTGGGTTAATCTGATTATGTTTTCAGACGTTGCATAACAGAaatacaggaggaggaggaggaggaggaggaggaggaggcagaccTGCCAGAGAGgtagaaaaactaaaaccacAACAGGATATAAAGTTATTTCACAACCTACAGTGAACGTTTCACAAAGTAAACCTGCttgtttgtaatgttgtgtttctctcgtCCTGTGTCGATGATTCTTCAGATTTATTCCTCGTCCTCAAACTACGAtcttctgtcactttttatcGTTTGTCTACGGttcagagtgaagttagaaaactttgtgttcatcccacctggtttatctgcagtgaagatctATTATAATCTCTGGTACTGTTCACGGGTGAACTGGTGTTTTTTATACACAAGTCACATTTTGACTATTTCAGAGTCTTctgacccaagttcacaacaaaatattacaaaataaaagatccgTAATTCGCACAGAACTAACTTCAGTACTTTTACTTCGTTGACTAATTgccaaacaggaaatgattctATGAATGTCGCTGACCTGACACTAGAGAATGTGTCTCTCTCCGATATGATAAATTAAATACAGTCAAATAATCAAAAGGACCAAGTCTAATCTCCTCTGATGTGGTCGAGCTCTAGAGGATCTGCCAGCAGACGTACTTCCCTTTTGTTCCCATGTTAAAGATAGAAACAGATTCTAAAACCTTGAGAAATAAAGAATTTGGATTTAACCGTACCTTGTTAACCGTACtgaaagatgaagaggagcaggttCTGCCCGAAGCCTCTTCGTCGTCTGGAGGGTTTTTAATGTTCGAAGCTTGTGGACGCAAGAGGACTCCTCTGAAGCTCTGATGTAGACGACTATCTGAGCAATCAAGCAGCCTGGAGTTCCTACCCtcccattacacacacacacacacacacacacacacacacacacacacacacacacacacacacacacacacacacacatccaacagGACATCCTCAGTCAGTAGTGGGGGAGTGACGTCCACACAGCTCAAAAGACTCCACTTGGAAAGAACAGTGTGATGGATATTTGATCTGTAAATCATTTAGAATGTCTGAATTATCTCAGGagttaaaacaacagaaacataatTATTAGAAATTATAAGAATTCAATGTCTGATTCCTAGAAATCACACTTGAAACAGGAATCATGGGAAGCAGGAGGGATTGGTCTCAGGTAGAAACAGACATGGATGTCCTCACCCACAGGGGGAAGTCCTGCTCTCTCCATCGTCATTTACATGATCTGCGTGTTTCTCTTTGCTCGTATAGAACACAGAGGAGCTCGGTCTCAGTCGAGTCTTCGTTCTGCGTCGGTCGAGTCTCATTATGTTTGAGTGAGAGAGGGATTTGCCCCCTGCTGTGATCACTTGACCCATAAAAGTTACTTTTGTCTAACAAATTGCAATTTCGATTTTTCCCCCTAAAACACAGGAGTGTGTACCGGTGAGTGACGGCAAGGAATGATGACTCCTGCTTTTCGTCCTGATTCAAAAACCGGAGTAATGGTTTTAATGGCTTCAGTTTGTAATGGATATTGCTGTTGGGAGGGCCGGTAGTCGGGTGAAGACGTTATTAACTACAGGTTCAGCAGCTTTTGTTGAGACAACGTCTTGTTTGCCGTGAGCCCACAGTTTCTAAGGGATTTCCTGTAGGGCGGAGATTTATCTAtttgagattaaaaaaataatgagtcGACAACAATAAGGCAACAGATGACAgcgttgtgcatgaacgaacgcaaaagaacgcgttcattgaacatgttcacttttgtgagaacgatgaactgaacgcacctcaatgacaaataatgaatttgaacggtgaacacgttcatatttcagcgtcctcgcttatagacgacaggaaacttctctctttgtgtgtaactttattaaagaccagcgaacacgacacttcttgttgtaactccgacactcctgtcatccaccactgtgttttcactccccttcctcattaacccttgacatgccaactcatcagccaatgagagcctgtcttgccaggtaactctccagccattggtctagaactgtcacttgccccaccccgactggttcactgaccctctggaaatcccaTTATTTATTGACATGGTTCAGTTAGCTTAAgataagtcataacaaacacatagcggtcaaacagaacataaacctaactaGGGCTATGTTGTAGCACTAACTGGCCCGAGCACGATACACCTCCCATCTCTCAATTTTCACCTATTTGGAGTAATGCGCAGTTCACCCCTGGCCGAGCAGATGGTGGTTTTCAGGTTTGGGCCGACAGGGGGGTGCAAAAAATTGGAGACTTATATGTTCAGAGCACTTTACTAACATTTAACGACCTTTGTTTGAAATATTCAATTCCaaagaaacacttttttaaatacttaCAATTGAAGCACTTCatttcatcaaagtgtcatCAGAACACAAAAGAACCGCCGCTGTCCTGCCTTGAGGATATTGGGTTAAAACACATGAATGGGAAACGCCAAATCTCTATATTATATACAGTACTTGTCTCACATGATGAGGAATCTAGTCATGACAAAAGGAGGGCATGGAGTTTAGATATTAAGGAAGATATCGAAGAAGCTGAGTGGGCGACAGCTTGTATACAAgctcaaacacaaaccattaaTACTCGCATGAAACTTCTACAACACAAGTGGTTAATGAGGACATACATAACCCCTGAGAAACTTAATAAATGGTCCCCTGGCATTCCAGATACTTGTGTGAAATGTTCGACTGAGAAAGGTTCCTTGATCCATTGTGTATGGGAATGTCCTAAACTGGTAGCTTTTTGGAAAATGGTTGTTCAAACTCTAAGTAAAATCACAGGTATTCAGATACCCTGCGTAGCAAAACTTTGTATTTTAGGGATATACCCAGATTGCTTTACTGTCAACTCTAATCGTACGACTCTGATCAACTTTGGCCTCCTGCAGGCCAGGAGGATGGTTGCTTTATCTTGGAGAGAGACTGAAGTATCGTCTACACAATATTGGATTAGAGAGATGGCAATGTATGTTACATTAGAAAAGCTAACCTATGTAATCAAGGGTAAAGCACAGGAAATGGAAGAGGTGTGGGAACCCTTAATGGACTTTCTCAGGCAACGGTAGATTATATCTATCTGTAGGGATATCgagtgtgatttttattttatttttcattttatttattgttatttattattattttttattttattttttttgtatgtatttgtatgcAGTGAAGTTCACCTGCATTTCATTGTGCAACTTGTGtggtatgtgtcagtgtgttttgtattgttttgtgttttgtattgttttgtgttttgtattggaaataaataaaaaaacattgttaaaaaaaaaaacgagcacaggcgatttcaagtctgttgcggtcggtgaagaaagagcgttcgatgaccaagcgctcgtttCCGTGTTACATGCGGTGGGCACTGCGGCAAGGATAAATGCCTCACTTTCTGtaaccagcaggtggtgctatcgttttaagtcatggtgtctttgtagatgtcatcaggttgCGACTCTtttcttacatgtctggtttggactggattggaccaaatatgtccaagagacagaagctcatgttttaatggcgtgtaatcaaactttgacgtcatgccaaggtcacaccgtgagacaagaaatcgatcttttaataacttttcatcgccatcttgttgtgatgacaacaAAATTTCacgttgatgtgatgaaagctctacaacaagtacatcaaagaaaaagtgtggaatatggccaaaatggctaccaaatccaaaatggcgggcttcctgtgtggtttagcaaatctgtccaagagacttatttctttgtcatgaaaagacacatgtccctatcgatttttgtagatgtagaccaatcatagtgccggggctgccctttagggggcgctagtcagttattttgacacgcccattccttaaaactatctgtatatcttcaggggtgggctgttgttacacacatgtagtttgagggagctggacccatgaacacggaagttacagcaatttcttgtgtcatggcgagttgaactttgatgacacgccattaataatccgcatgatgaaaagtcacagtagtctcgtggctacattatcaatgtcttgagacccgtttgacacagtttgacatggtttcacaaagtggatgaggagaaataaatCCAAGTgcaaaatgtaccaaaaaccagacatttcctgctgccaccaggaggcgctgtgattttaagtcacgatttctgtgtaAATGTCTTCAGGTcacgactcttgtcttacatgtgtagtttggagtcgattggaccaaatatgtctgagatagagaagcttGTGtgttgatggcgtttcatcaaacttagACGCCACGCCACGTTCAGacggtatgacgaaaagttgatctttcaataacttttgatttccattttgttgtgatgacacttgtctaaattttaagttgatatggtgaaaactctatgagaagtacatcaaagtaaaaatatggaatatgaccaaaatggccacttaatccaaaatggcgggcttcctgttaattttttcacaatagtccttgaggcttttttgtgcatctggtcatgatacacaactgtcttgatttctgtgaggatcggtgaatgctaaatgaggggcttttccataggtgctgctgttgagccatttttccACGCCCATTTcgaaatactccagaatacgtaaatttacaccactttctaatttactgcaaacttttacaactttttgagcatgtttaaaaattctccgaataatcctttcaatttcaatagggcctctcaccagatgtgctcgggccctaactaccagtccgttacaatattatctgaggtctagttaaaacgttacggaatgttttccttctcctgaggagagacgctgtctaaatcgaatgctttcaccatgtcgttgctcagtgccagtgaaatgtccgcgatgtagcctaacctgaaccgagtaactcgacttcgcactacgttacccatgattcatcgcacacacacatgcacaccaaacaagcaacatattccaagtgttttcttctctggccagtgtctcggctccgagccGTAGTCTGGAGTTCGGCTCacgggttatcttggctcgctgtctggccggtaaccagccgtccatatttactagttcatgagaggtgtgaacttgcacaacactgacagATGAACAGTTCTCTTctctgtgagggggggggggggggggggggggatagtaTGTATGGATCCTTAGTATTTTTCCAATctgttgcattttttaaattttgatcaAAGAGACCTTTGTCTTTCCATTCTAGCTTCTCACCTTTAGCAAGTGAGATGTGTGCTGGAGTGTGAGAGCCGACACATTTCAGACTGTTCTCCGATCAGCTGatagacacacactgatctgtGTCGCAGCATAAATGTGTGATCACAGGTTCGTCCTCTCTGCGTTCCTCTCTCAACCCTTGTTTTTCATATGTGATATCACACCCATATGAACATGTGATGTTCAATGCAGAGTCCTCTCACATgtactgtgtatgtgtgggtcagtgacatgttgtgtgtcatcttcctgtgtgtttggtttgggtGTGATACTGTGTGAGTTCCCACCACTCCCTCCCGGCCCCCCACCTGAAATCCACCTGAGCAGCTGCACCTCGTTCCTCCGGACACTCCCTCGCCCGATGTCCCTTCTGTCGACACCTGTAGCAGGTCCTCTGAACCCCCCTCTGTTGAACCGGTGTCCTCTGCTGCTTGTTGGGTGATGGTGCATGGTGGAGGATGTCTGTGAGTCTTGAAGTGTCTGGTACATGGTCAGGTCTTTTGGTCTTTGCCGGGCCTTGTAGTTTTCTTCAACAAGCAGAGCACCTTGGTGAACTTCAGTCAGTTCTGCTTCGTTGTCGGCTTCTGAACAAGGACAGAGAACATCATCACACCACGTTGTCCGGACGCCTCAAGCATCGGCAGGGGGCAGCACCACCGTAACAGGTGGATGTCGGCTGAACTGCGGGGTACAGGAGGTTAGTGCTGTTGTCTGCTGTTCTCGTGTTTTCACACATTTGTGTTGGgacatgttttttatgaaaCCACAGGCCTACTCTGAGAAAGCCTCccgaactcagtctcccaggatgctgcatgtcctttTGCCACCAGCGTCAACTCCAATTGGTCACTCTGGCCCCaggacctgtgaggtcaccgggccAGTATAAGGCCAGGTCTCCCCcgattctctctctttccacaaTCCTTCCAAGGAGGAAGGCTGCCAGCCTCTCTTCCTGCAACGCCGTTGGGAGAACCCTGGCTGCTCCAGCTCacatcttctcttcccatcCAACGAGAGCAGCGCAAGGGTGCAGCTTCCAGCTCATCTCatcaaggaaacctcctctcaaaccaagctctaccaaactcctagcagcgacttgatgtcctgcaggggAACTTCAACCAGCAACTGAGCTGCACAACTCAACAGAACCGC
This genomic window contains:
- the LOC133956122 gene encoding zinc finger and BTB domain-containing protein 39, which produces MRIRLQAPGHAPGLLTELNRCRQARRYCDVFLQVGNRTFAAHRAVLACSGTYFCTLFARAPSSSSSTTTFSLEFISPANLEKVLTFVYTGEILTDLIDVGVLYELAERLGVRELVRACHAIFPDLQASAASNCKPRSPGDLPLDPGVTAASSSGGAVVHAASASSVCSSAASCSSLSSSAAPTPAAAPSPLLPARASGAGAEVHAAALTLDLKAEDVPSHLGYGQVASDHHLPGEDLLTSSSSTQSDRVLPPVLRLKTEEEEEEEEEEAGGSCEEGHRDGPMLSESSGVLAPSVSCSFLDSSAQLGAEAPTPSPLGGLQIRRVEGGVVELQRDGGLMFREVEEQESEEQREAALRGNGAVEGTEEEQWRRLAGEIIELSDDENYMEEAEEEDEEEEEDLVCVENGDGGSSSSQGTGDTLSCKACAVPLPPDPVAIRRHADTHLTELGLCRVCGASFPDRAAGAAHSLSHVGLQLFTCDMCHLQFCSQSKLLRHHHQESSGYTIPQAALTGGSSSLSPELQCAVCTKTLSKDFQTVKDHLLNHVCPQSLSCGVCHLPQLSLCSLLWHTLSHLSLPVFTCPHCGRCFVERPLLDRHMTAHAEEAAAKERERLALRTYRVRADEVGGGGLAGAEELHCFLCPQTFRSASAFQYHLSVHTNESPGAGGGAGGHSWLGKRKAERSLDCPPSSCSSSSPRDVSGLVKMSNLGLGLGMGFSVPDKYFQGPAHSLSSGLLPNGTSGLDGGAGAAAVRGKWYRCRYCGKRFAHSGEFTYHLRIHTGEKPYQCKVCLRFFRGRSTMICHLKTHAGALMYRCTVCGLYFSTLKLVSSHMELHKDHLPPDFNIEQTFMYNDHSKEPLPTMDT
- the LOC133956154 gene encoding G-protein coupled receptor 182-like, yielding MAEEHNHSGYINGTPWFVHECTIELDVDYRRIALFLLYLFIFMVGLLENVLVVWVNWSRRHSANGVLFCVINVSLSDLMVIGILPFFLMEVTMDKVWVWGRFLCKVTNLIFVVNFYSSSLFLACMTLERYLSLTRPSSPALFPVVGRRRWVLCGGLWLFSFVLALFENVHVDLLEWDEPGCYMMPEHNYDEWFVFVPVLCLVFQFIVPAAVIITCNVLIARAVKATPDVQGRRDVWLVHVYSLVFVMCWLPYHLVVFLMVIDNVDPYIFSCNTIEGLYFSYSVVQCLSLFHCVANPILYNFLSQSFRKNLINTVLSHIPKEVEQVGAGNQPGAPNGGGGPERQRKLSNVSTSQSDVGS